A stretch of the Anaerolineae bacterium genome encodes the following:
- the corA gene encoding magnesium/cobalt transporter CorA — MMRSLYLSRDGVTLRELSIEQIEAALRDDGGTLWVDCENEPPEDCQLLLEKVFGFHPLAVDDALRESHVPKIDDWYRYLYIVLHAVAFDRVGGEHLDTLELDLFLGPGYLVTHHDEPISAVEHVWAALERDPQRLRSGVLYLTYRLVDDLVASYMPAVEAIEDVIEALEDEMFSNPEPHMLERIFVLKRSLLRLRRVLAPQREVLNHMARDDYAVIDSNSRVFFRDIYDHLVRLYDIGENLRDLVNGAIEIYLSAVNNRMNETMKTLTIITTLFMPISFLTGFFGMNFFQPVLDLDVWTGRVAFGLALAAIAFTPVGMYLWMRRRAWM; from the coding sequence ATGATGCGCTCGCTATACCTCTCACGCGACGGGGTGACCCTGAGAGAGCTCAGTATCGAGCAGATCGAGGCCGCCCTTAGAGACGACGGAGGTACCCTCTGGGTGGACTGCGAGAATGAGCCGCCGGAGGATTGCCAGCTCCTGCTGGAGAAGGTGTTCGGATTTCATCCCCTGGCCGTGGACGACGCCCTGCGTGAAAGCCACGTCCCCAAGATCGATGACTGGTACCGCTACCTCTACATCGTCCTCCACGCGGTAGCGTTCGACCGCGTCGGAGGAGAACACCTGGACACGCTCGAGTTGGACCTGTTTCTGGGCCCAGGCTACCTCGTCACCCACCACGACGAGCCCATCTCCGCGGTGGAGCACGTGTGGGCGGCGCTGGAGCGCGACCCCCAGCGGCTACGGTCGGGCGTGCTCTACCTCACCTACCGTCTGGTGGACGACCTGGTGGCCAGCTACATGCCGGCGGTGGAAGCCATCGAGGACGTTATCGAGGCCCTAGAAGATGAGATGTTCAGCAATCCGGAGCCTCACATGCTGGAGAGGATATTCGTCCTCAAGCGTTCCCTCCTGCGGCTGCGCCGGGTGCTGGCCCCCCAGCGCGAGGTGCTCAACCACATGGCCCGCGACGACTACGCCGTCATAGACTCCAATAGCCGCGTCTTCTTCCGCGACATCTACGACCATCTGGTACGGCTCTACGACATCGGCGAGAACCTGCGCGACCTGGTGAACGGGGCCATCGAGATCTACCTCTCGGCCGTCAACAATCGCATGAACGAGACCATGAAGACCCTCACCATCATCACTACCCTGTTCATGCCCATTTCGTTCCTCACCGGCTTCTTCGGCATGAACTTCTTCCAGCCGGTCCTCGATCTGGACGTGTGGACCGGAAGGGTGGCCTTTGGCCTGGCTCTGGCCGCCATAGCTTTCACGCCCGTGGGCATGTACCTTTGGATGCGCCGCCGGGCCTGGATGTAG
- a CDS encoding DegT/DnrJ/EryC1/StrS family aminotransferase, with the protein MDRLAVDGGSPYRTAEFPRRTPFGDEEVELVTRAIRSQNLFWSGGTMVNEFEKEFAGLYGVRHATASSSGTAAIHVAVGTIDPEPGDEIITGPITDAGSIVPIVYQNAIPIFADINSDYCMDPEDVERKITPRTKAIMAVHLFGNPCDMDAMTDIARRHGIFLIEDCSQAHLTEYKGRLLGTFGDIAAFSLQQSKHMTTGDGGVTITNRDDLAGRMAGFRDKGWARRPGWGPRTYLFLAPNYRMTELQGAVGLAQLPKVRAVVERRNQLGDYLTSLIGDLPGLDPAPVTPGGKHSYWLYPLRVKEGTAEEFARALSAEGVPAGAGYIGQPIFLCMEALAGKKTFGASGHPFDGCHGGRQIQYTAGMTPRAEEELQHMVTLSLNENYTRADIEDMAGAIRKVAEGLARRRQ; encoded by the coding sequence ATGGACAGGCTGGCGGTTGACGGCGGCTCGCCCTATCGCACGGCGGAGTTCCCCCGCCGCACCCCGTTCGGAGACGAGGAGGTGGAGCTGGTCACCCGGGCCATTCGCTCTCAGAACCTGTTCTGGTCCGGGGGCACCATGGTCAACGAGTTCGAGAAGGAGTTTGCCGGGCTCTACGGCGTGCGGCACGCCACCGCCTCCTCCTCGGGCACGGCCGCCATCCACGTGGCCGTGGGCACTATAGATCCGGAACCGGGAGACGAGATCATCACCGGGCCCATCACCGACGCCGGCAGCATCGTCCCCATCGTCTACCAGAACGCCATCCCCATCTTCGCCGACATCAACTCCGACTACTGCATGGACCCGGAGGACGTGGAGCGCAAGATCACCCCCCGGACCAAGGCCATCATGGCCGTTCACCTCTTCGGCAACCCCTGCGACATGGATGCCATGACCGACATCGCCCGCCGGCACGGGATCTTCCTCATCGAGGATTGCAGCCAGGCGCACCTCACCGAGTACAAGGGCCGGCTCCTGGGTACCTTCGGAGACATCGCCGCCTTCAGCCTGCAGCAGTCCAAGCACATGACCACCGGCGACGGCGGCGTCACGATAACCAATCGGGACGACCTGGCCGGCCGAATGGCCGGCTTCCGAGACAAGGGCTGGGCCCGCCGTCCCGGCTGGGGGCCGCGGACCTACCTCTTCCTGGCGCCCAACTATCGCATGACCGAGCTGCAAGGAGCGGTGGGGCTGGCGCAACTGCCCAAGGTGAGGGCCGTGGTGGAGCGGCGCAACCAGTTGGGCGACTACCTCACCTCCCTCATCGGCGATCTGCCCGGCCTGGATCCGGCCCCGGTCACCCCGGGAGGGAAGCACTCCTACTGGCTCTACCCCCTACGGGTGAAGGAGGGCACGGCGGAGGAATTCGCCCGCGCCCTGTCGGCCGAAGGAGTTCCTGCGGGGGCGGGCTACATCGGCCAACCCATCTTCCTGTGTATGGAGGCCCTGGCCGGCAAGAAGACCTTCGGTGCCTCCGGGCATCCCTTCGATGGTTGCCACGGGGGCCGGCAGATCCAGTACACCGCTGGCATGACCCCTCGAGCAGAGGAGGAGCTCCAGCATATGGTCACCTTGAGCCTGAACGAGAACTACACCCGCGCCGACATCGAGGACATGGCCGGGGCCATCCGCAAGGTGGCAGAGGGCTTGGCCCGGAGGCGTCAGTGA
- the hflB gene encoding ATP-dependent zinc metalloprotease FtsH, which yields MMTDGSDSVKVNWIWVALTILITAWVLWLIWPQGPQQLTIPYSIFLREVRAGKVERVQIVGDRISGEFTSPAPATLATPSAQEAGPDVRTFTQFTTTYPEAVGDPQLLPLLEQHGVVVDTAPVSDSWLLPLLSLAFPFLLLGLVLYLSRRRVGPGMSQSGMFDFMKSRARRYVDTQSRVTFDSIAGADEAKENLQQVVDFLKNPSRYHDLGARIPRGVLLVGPPGTGKTLMARAVAGEANVPFYNINASEFVQMFVGVGAGRVRDLFEKAKEAAPSIVFIDELDAVGRRRGAGVGNTNDEREQTLNQLLSEMDGFEARQEVIVMAATNRPDVLDPALLRPGRFDRQVTLGLPDRKGREDILRIHVRPLPLADDVDLELLARSTTGMSGADLANLANEAALIAARNRENRVTARDFAEALDTIQLGEVRSLMLDERQRRLIAYHEAGHALVAWMLPGTDPVQKVTIIPRGRALGVTHQVPEEDQYNLSRTYLLNRLAVMLGGRAAEEVALNDLTTGAENDLAQASALARRMVTRWGMSELGPISVETDETQPFLGYELTQGRTYSEDTARLIDREIHRLLEDGHARARAILTRERDDLDRMVEALLEEETISITRLTEILGPRAAAAPDTHQPTEREVAPQPTPQPAPGVA from the coding sequence ATGATGACTGATGGCAGCGACAGTGTGAAGGTGAACTGGATCTGGGTGGCTTTGACCATCTTGATTACCGCCTGGGTCCTCTGGCTGATCTGGCCTCAGGGCCCGCAGCAGCTCACCATTCCCTATAGCATCTTCCTGAGAGAGGTCAGAGCCGGAAAGGTAGAACGGGTGCAGATCGTGGGAGACCGCATCAGCGGCGAGTTCACCTCTCCCGCGCCCGCCACCCTTGCCACCCCCTCTGCCCAAGAGGCCGGTCCCGACGTCCGTACTTTCACGCAATTCACCACCACGTACCCCGAGGCCGTGGGAGACCCGCAGCTGCTGCCTCTCCTGGAGCAACACGGCGTAGTGGTGGACACGGCTCCCGTCTCCGATTCCTGGCTCTTGCCGCTCCTCTCCCTGGCTTTCCCCTTCCTGCTGCTGGGGCTGGTCCTCTACCTTTCCCGCCGACGGGTCGGCCCCGGGATGTCCCAGTCTGGGATGTTCGACTTCATGAAGAGCCGTGCCCGCCGCTACGTGGACACCCAGAGCCGAGTCACCTTCGACTCCATCGCCGGGGCGGATGAGGCCAAGGAGAACCTGCAGCAGGTGGTGGACTTCCTCAAGAATCCCTCCCGCTACCACGACCTGGGCGCCAGGATACCCCGGGGAGTGCTGCTGGTGGGACCGCCCGGCACCGGCAAGACCCTCATGGCCCGCGCCGTCGCCGGGGAGGCCAACGTGCCCTTCTACAACATCAACGCCTCCGAGTTCGTGCAGATGTTCGTGGGCGTGGGCGCCGGGCGAGTCCGGGACCTCTTCGAGAAAGCCAAGGAGGCGGCTCCGTCTATCGTGTTCATAGACGAGCTGGATGCGGTGGGACGGCGCCGCGGGGCGGGAGTGGGCAACACCAACGACGAGCGCGAACAGACGCTCAACCAGTTGCTCAGCGAGATGGACGGCTTCGAGGCCCGCCAGGAAGTGATCGTCATGGCCGCCACCAACCGCCCGGACGTGCTAGACCCGGCGCTGCTGCGCCCGGGCCGCTTCGACCGCCAGGTAACCCTGGGACTGCCCGACCGCAAGGGCCGGGAGGACATTCTGCGCATACACGTCCGCCCCCTCCCCCTGGCAGACGATGTGGACCTCGAGCTGTTGGCCCGCTCCACCACCGGCATGAGCGGCGCCGACCTGGCCAACCTGGCCAACGAGGCCGCCCTGATCGCCGCCCGCAACCGCGAGAACCGGGTGACGGCGCGAGACTTCGCCGAGGCCCTCGACACCATTCAGCTGGGCGAGGTGCGCTCGCTCATGCTGGACGAGCGCCAGCGTCGCCTCATCGCCTACCACGAGGCGGGCCACGCTCTGGTAGCCTGGATGCTTCCCGGCACCGACCCGGTACAGAAGGTGACCATCATCCCCCGCGGCCGGGCCCTCGGAGTGACCCACCAGGTCCCCGAAGAGGATCAGTACAACCTGAGCCGGACCTACCTGCTCAACCGGCTGGCGGTCATGCTGGGCGGCCGGGCGGCCGAGGAAGTGGCCCTAAACGACCTCACCACCGGGGCCGAGAACGATCTCGCTCAGGCCTCGGCCCTGGCCCGAAGGATGGTGACTCGTTGGGGCATGAGCGAACTGGGCCCCATCTCCGTGGAGACCGACGAGACCCAACCCTTCCTGGGTTACGAGCTCACCCAGGGCCGAACCTACAGCGAGGACACCGCCCGGCTCATAGACCGCGAGATCCATCGTCTCCTGGAGGATGGCCATGCCCGCGCCCGGGCGATCCTGACCCGCGAACGGGATGATCTTGACCGGATGGTCGAGGCCCTGCTGGAAGAGGAAACCATCAGTATCACGCGCCTGACCGAGATACTGGGCCCACGGGCGGCGGCAGCGCCCGACACGCACCAGCCGACGGAGCGGGAAGTGGCTCCCCAACCAACTCCCCAACCGGCTCCAGGAGTGGCCTGA